A part of Limihaloglobus sulfuriphilus genomic DNA contains:
- a CDS encoding DUF642 domain-containing protein: protein MRNLLIVLIIVCLTISAGAGLILNGSFEAPVIANNSFTQFDEGETIDDAGEWLVISGEVDLVRQGTIHDGSQRLSLNGLNLGGKIGQEIATVENQIYKVTYWSLDRDYAFTVGVAETSDGNYTEFENVDVTSSSDWTYKEFEFTATGAATWVIFESNVSGDTGAGIDLVDVELVPEPATMLIFALGGLLLRRKK, encoded by the coding sequence ATGAGAAATTTATTGATTGTGTTGATTATTGTCTGCCTTACTATCAGCGCGGGCGCGGGGTTAATCCTTAACGGTTCATTTGAAGCTCCAGTTATAGCAAATAACAGCTTTACGCAGTTTGATGAAGGTGAAACTATTGATGACGCGGGCGAATGGCTGGTAATCTCGGGTGAGGTTGACCTTGTAAGACAGGGAACCATTCACGATGGATCCCAGCGGCTCAGCCTCAACGGCTTAAATCTTGGCGGCAAGATAGGCCAGGAGATAGCAACCGTTGAAAACCAAATCTACAAAGTAACCTACTGGTCTTTGGACAGAGACTACGCTTTCACAGTTGGCGTTGCTGAAACTTCCGACGGCAACTATACCGAATTCGAAAATGTTGATGTTACCTCATCCAGTGACTGGACTTACAAAGAATTTGAGTTTACCGCTACCGGTGCTGCGACCTGGGTGATTTTTGAAAGCAATGTCAGCGGCGATACAGGTGCCGGCATAGACCTGGTTGATGTAGAGCTGGTTCCCGAGCCGGCAACGATGCTGATATTTGCTCTTGGCGGCCTTCTGCTTCGCAGGAAGAAATAA
- the mnmG gene encoding tRNA uridine-5-carboxymethylaminomethyl(34) synthesis enzyme MnmG encodes MPDKQHYECIVIGGGHAGAEAADAAARMGAQTLLITMKFENICEMSCNPSIGGLGKGQITREIDALGGLMARAIDASGLQFRLLNRSKGPAVQSPRAQADKIKYKQTIQSYLADRKNLTIAEGIASEILTENSKVIGVKTLDGRVFRGETAVITAGTFLRGVMHIGTEQIAGGRRGEPASNELSDCLRKLGLTVERLKTGTPVRVDTKTVNFSRTQIQPGDEKPVPFSFMNDSIDTEQIPCWITFTNPDVHKLLRDNLERAPLYTGQIGSTGPRYCPSIETKIVRFPEKDKHQIFLEPEDRSQATIYPNGISTSVPKDVQEKMLSLIPGLENARIVHYGYAIEYDYCPAETQLKINLETKKIDGLFLAGQVNGTSGYEEAAALGLMAGVNAVLKTRGSEPFTLGRHQAYIGVMIDDLLTRHLVEPYRMFTSRAEYRLSLRADNADRRLTGLGIELGLVEKAREKRFTEKIQTIAEIENWLKHTRRGGSSLWQLLRQHQHPLGENLADEDFIKELAPRPEILESVLIDARYQGYLKKQQKLIDSFRNIENIKIPPAFDYYNVSHLRYEAKERLTEIKPDNLGQAGRIGGITPADITVIQIHLKKQRAAAQRQR; translated from the coding sequence ATGCCTGATAAACAACATTATGAATGCATCGTAATAGGCGGCGGACACGCCGGCGCCGAAGCGGCAGACGCCGCGGCGAGGATGGGTGCGCAGACACTGCTTATTACAATGAAGTTTGAAAATATATGCGAGATGAGCTGCAACCCCTCTATCGGGGGGCTGGGCAAGGGCCAGATTACCCGGGAAATCGATGCCCTTGGCGGACTTATGGCAAGGGCGATAGACGCAAGCGGTTTGCAGTTCCGCCTGCTTAACCGTTCAAAGGGCCCGGCGGTTCAATCCCCGCGGGCGCAGGCGGATAAAATAAAATACAAGCAGACGATACAGAGCTATCTTGCCGACCGGAAAAACCTCACTATCGCCGAGGGTATCGCATCTGAGATTTTAACCGAAAACAGCAAAGTCATCGGCGTTAAAACCCTTGACGGCAGGGTGTTCCGCGGCGAAACGGCAGTTATTACAGCCGGCACATTCCTTCGCGGAGTGATGCACATCGGCACCGAACAGATAGCCGGCGGCAGACGCGGCGAGCCGGCGAGCAACGAGCTGAGCGACTGCCTGCGAAAACTCGGGCTTACCGTTGAGCGGCTCAAGACCGGCACGCCGGTAAGGGTGGATACAAAGACGGTGAACTTTTCCAGAACGCAGATACAGCCCGGCGACGAAAAACCTGTGCCGTTTTCCTTTATGAACGATTCGATAGACACCGAGCAGATTCCCTGCTGGATAACCTTTACAAACCCCGATGTCCATAAACTACTGCGGGACAATCTCGAGCGAGCGCCGCTTTATACCGGCCAGATCGGCTCTACCGGCCCGCGTTACTGCCCGAGTATAGAGACCAAAATCGTCCGGTTTCCAGAGAAAGATAAGCACCAGATTTTCCTCGAGCCCGAAGACCGCTCACAGGCAACAATATATCCCAACGGCATAAGCACTTCTGTACCCAAAGACGTTCAGGAAAAGATGCTCTCGCTGATACCCGGGCTTGAAAATGCACGGATAGTTCACTACGGCTACGCCATCGAATACGACTACTGCCCTGCGGAGACGCAGCTGAAAATCAACCTGGAAACCAAGAAAATAGACGGCCTGTTCCTCGCCGGCCAGGTAAACGGAACCAGCGGCTACGAAGAAGCCGCGGCACTGGGGCTGATGGCGGGGGTAAACGCCGTTTTGAAAACACGCGGCAGCGAGCCGTTTACACTCGGCCGCCATCAGGCGTATATTGGTGTGATGATTGATGATTTGCTGACGCGGCACCTCGTCGAGCCGTACAGGATGTTTACCTCACGGGCGGAGTACCGCCTTTCATTACGGGCTGACAATGCCGACAGGCGGCTCACCGGCCTGGGTATTGAGCTTGGACTCGTGGAGAAGGCCCGGGAAAAACGATTTACAGAAAAAATCCAGACTATCGCAGAGATCGAAAACTGGCTTAAGCACACCAGACGCGGCGGCTCATCACTATGGCAGCTGCTAAGACAGCACCAGCACCCGCTTGGCGAGAACCTCGCAGATGAGGACTTCATCAAAGAATTAGCCCCCAGACCCGAGATACTCGAATCGGTGCTTATTGATGCCAGATACCAGGGCTATCTAAAAAAACAACAGAAACTTATAGACAGTTTCAGGAACATTGAGAACATAAAAATACCCCCTGCTTTTGATTATTATAATGTTTCGCATCTGCGTTACGAAGCCAAAGAGCGGCTAACAGAAATCAAACCGGATAACCTCGGCCAGGCCGGACGCATCGGCGGAATCACCCCGGCGGATATCACCGTAATACAGATACACCTCAAAAAGCAGCGGGCTGCCGCTCAAAGACAAAGGTAA
- the acpS gene encoding holo-ACP synthase, whose protein sequence is MSSLNDKLKIYHGIDLTSISRIQSMLEKHGEHFKKKVFTPAEIEYAGKSKKTAQTFAARFAAKEAVLKLLRTGLRDGLKWTDIEITNDHLGAPSVTLSGRALELAGQMGICQVSISITHDQGFAAATAIAIAAVENL, encoded by the coding sequence ATGTCATCTTTAAACGACAAACTCAAAATATATCACGGAATAGACCTGACATCTATCTCCAGGATACAGTCCATGCTCGAGAAGCACGGTGAGCATTTCAAGAAAAAGGTCTTTACGCCGGCAGAGATTGAATATGCCGGAAAATCAAAAAAAACCGCCCAAACGTTCGCGGCACGTTTCGCCGCCAAAGAGGCCGTACTCAAACTGCTCAGAACCGGTCTGCGGGACGGATTGAAATGGACGGATATCGAAATCACAAACGATCATCTCGGCGCGCCTTCGGTAACCCTGTCTGGCAGGGCACTTGAGCTGGCCGGGCAGATGGGTATCTGCCAAGTGTCAATAAGCATTACCCATGACCAGGGCTTCGCGGCGGCAACCGCCATCGCTATAGCCGCTGTTGAAAATTTATAA
- a CDS encoding choice-of-anchor C family PEP-CTERM protein: MKKMVLITVVSCVVLYANAGLIVNGSFEDPDISGDYTADIAGPMGPWQVLAGVDLIDDYWVASDLDQSVDMNASGPGKIAQSIATQVGGLYKVTFDLAGNPELAPDTKDLRLGVADTANGAYNASYDFSFDASNTDFTNMGWTDKSWQFTATNTTTWIVFQSLTTGACGPAIDNVDVNLVPEPATMLLLGLGGILLRRKLS; encoded by the coding sequence ATGAAAAAAATGGTTTTAATTACAGTTGTGTCCTGTGTGGTTTTGTACGCAAACGCAGGTCTGATAGTCAACGGCTCATTCGAGGATCCTGACATCAGCGGTGATTACACTGCGGATATAGCCGGACCAATGGGGCCGTGGCAGGTATTGGCAGGAGTTGACTTGATCGACGATTACTGGGTTGCCTCAGATCTGGATCAGAGCGTTGACATGAACGCTTCTGGCCCCGGCAAGATTGCCCAGTCTATTGCTACACAGGTTGGCGGACTTTACAAAGTTACGTTTGATCTGGCGGGTAACCCCGAGCTGGCCCCTGATACCAAGGACCTTCGTCTTGGCGTTGCAGATACGGCTAACGGGGCATACAATGCTTCTTACGATTTCAGCTTTGATGCGTCAAATACCGATTTTACCAATATGGGCTGGACAGACAAAAGCTGGCAGTTCACTGCAACAAATACAACGACATGGATTGTATTTCAGAGCCTGACTACCGGGGCATGCGGGCCGGCAATTGACAATGTCGATGTAAACCTGGTTCCAGAGCCGGCTACGATGCTGCTTCTGGGCCTTGGCGGTATTCTGCTTCGCAGGAAATTGAGCTAA
- a CDS encoding PEP-CTERM sorting domain-containing protein, producing MKMNVITICLAVATMLTGVCVAANTSIDFEGAAVGTNNAADQIGGRLTTWGNNPGGTYDANIADDPAAGSSGETMYLANQDDMLLYLGSLTNIQEIDWTTAATTATGTVNISYDIYAGNGYAYWNVQSSNLNSNDWSIEIEYGKDGTGNTNKSGIYYYIGDINNYTESENVVFNQWVTVEQVLNIDDGTYTMKLDDVEVLSLGSSDGFTYYDGLLGIDFYGYDADSDYYVDNIAFNLETTVPEPMTMAFLGLGGLMLRRKK from the coding sequence ATGAAAATGAATGTAATTACAATATGCTTGGCAGTAGCAACGATGTTAACGGGTGTATGCGTCGCCGCGAATACTTCCATAGATTTTGAAGGTGCTGCTGTTGGTACCAACAACGCGGCAGACCAGATTGGCGGGCGTTTAACAACCTGGGGTAACAATCCCGGGGGCACTTACGATGCAAACATTGCTGATGACCCTGCAGCGGGCAGTTCAGGCGAGACTATGTATCTGGCCAATCAGGATGATATGTTACTTTATCTTGGTTCTTTAACGAATATACAAGAGATTGATTGGACTACAGCCGCGACAACCGCTACCGGCACAGTTAATATCAGCTATGATATATATGCAGGAAATGGATATGCCTATTGGAATGTACAATCATCAAACTTAAACTCTAACGATTGGTCTATTGAAATTGAATACGGTAAGGACGGAACTGGTAATACAAATAAGAGCGGTATCTATTATTATATTGGTGATATTAATAATTATACAGAATCTGAAAATGTTGTCTTTAATCAATGGGTTACTGTTGAGCAGGTTTTGAATATTGATGATGGAACATACACCATGAAACTTGATGACGTCGAGGTTCTCTCTTTAGGTTCAAGCGATGGTTTCACCTATTATGACGGTCTCCTGGGGATAGATTTTTATGGTTACGATGCTGACAGTGATTACTATGTGGACAACATCGCTTTCAATTTAGAAACCACGGTTCCAGAGCCAATGACAATGGCGTTTCTCGGCCTTGGCGGACTGATGCTTCGCAGGAAGAAATAA
- a CDS encoding PEP-CTERM sorting domain-containing protein: MKKTNILLLIFAALAAVSVNAALITEQNFDDAGWDFTAVPDESIGHEEISGFFFMNWGVTDLVPIDSDATNTLTAADDSDFWGIRKLADYAEYTAGVTVNPTDFYLEFDSVDISAYTGVEITFDYAIAEDYADGYMAYQVSLDGGQTWENAVEVSIATGAWTTETISIADSVDDVALRLISDDTLSYPGAAGWDNVELIPEPATMVIFGLGGLILSATRRRNA, from the coding sequence ATGAAAAAAACAAACATACTATTACTGATTTTTGCTGCCCTGGCGGCGGTTAGTGTCAACGCTGCTTTGATCACAGAGCAGAATTTTGACGATGCGGGATGGGATTTTACCGCGGTACCGGATGAGAGTATCGGCCATGAAGAAATTTCAGGATTTTTCTTCATGAATTGGGGCGTTACGGATCTTGTACCTATAGATTCTGATGCCACTAATACCTTAACCGCCGCAGATGACAGTGATTTCTGGGGTATAAGGAAACTTGCAGATTATGCAGAATATACCGCTGGGGTAACAGTAAATCCTACCGATTTCTATTTAGAGTTTGACAGTGTGGATATCAGCGCATACACAGGTGTTGAGATTACATTTGACTATGCAATAGCAGAAGATTACGCGGACGGATATATGGCTTATCAGGTAAGCCTTGACGGCGGTCAGACTTGGGAAAACGCTGTAGAAGTATCTATTGCAACCGGTGCCTGGACAACGGAAACAATATCAATCGCAGACAGCGTTGATGATGTAGCCTTGCGGCTAATCTCTGATGATACTCTCAGCTATCCCGGTGCTGCCGGCTGGGACAATGTAGAGCTGATCCCCGAGCCTGCAACGATGGTAATCTTCGGCCTTGGCGGACTGATTCTAAGTGCTACAAGACGCAGAAATGCTTAA
- a CDS encoding PEP-CTERM sorting domain-containing protein (PEP-CTERM proteins occur, often in large numbers, in the proteomes of bacteria that also encode an exosortase, a predicted intramembrane cysteine proteinase. The presence of a PEP-CTERM domain at a protein's C-terminus predicts cleavage within the sorting domain, followed by covalent anchoring to some some component of the (usually Gram-negative) cell surface. Many PEP-CTERM proteins exhibit an unusual sequence composition that includes large numbers of potential glycosylation sites. Expression of one such protein has been shown restore the ability of a bacterium to form floc, a type of biofilm.), whose product MRTRISSRLSKAAIVMLVFSAGAFAVDIVNYGPFACHFYNQNDDGGYGYVGAADWTDTQKQDVEAGIMTWASNIANTAPRQLNLHIYWQNLEGAQLGGAGSSVYYNGTYSASMTEYVWRHENNYTISGPDALIVYDIDAASDYKPEDQPDYVSPIAGWNFGSEQPADDEIDFRGTVTHELGHLVGFSSSYNLNLNQFGTAGDSESWQQRGLSAWDLNFVDDDGERPQVAVSWDEQTNVDVQADEGDSTSLYWDGENAVAANDGELVQIFAPTEYLPGSSLSHLNYDAGSVYPGSLMSPYVSTGISPREPNEIEWAMMADMGWTIVPEPATMIILGIGGLVLNVTRRRA is encoded by the coding sequence TTGAGAACACGAATAAGCAGCAGACTCTCTAAAGCGGCTATTGTAATGCTGGTATTTTCCGCCGGCGCATTTGCCGTGGATATTGTTAATTACGGCCCGTTTGCGTGCCATTTTTATAACCAGAACGATGATGGCGGCTACGGTTATGTCGGAGCGGCGGACTGGACGGATACCCAGAAACAGGACGTTGAGGCGGGCATAATGACCTGGGCCTCGAACATTGCTAATACCGCTCCGCGTCAGTTAAACCTGCATATTTACTGGCAGAACCTTGAAGGTGCACAACTCGGCGGTGCCGGCAGCAGCGTTTATTATAACGGCACGTACAGTGCCAGCATGACCGAATATGTCTGGCGCCATGAGAATAATTATACAATCAGCGGGCCTGACGCTCTGATTGTATACGATATTGACGCGGCTTCAGATTACAAACCGGAGGACCAACCTGATTATGTCTCGCCGATTGCCGGCTGGAATTTCGGCTCTGAGCAGCCTGCGGATGACGAGATAGATTTTCGGGGCACAGTTACCCATGAACTTGGTCATTTAGTGGGCTTTTCATCTTCTTATAATCTGAATCTTAACCAGTTTGGAACCGCTGGTGACAGTGAAAGCTGGCAGCAGCGGGGGCTTAGCGCCTGGGATTTGAATTTTGTTGACGACGACGGCGAAAGGCCGCAGGTAGCTGTAAGCTGGGACGAGCAGACCAATGTAGATGTTCAGGCCGACGAAGGAGATTCTACGAGCCTCTACTGGGACGGAGAGAATGCGGTTGCCGCAAACGATGGTGAGCTTGTTCAGATATTCGCCCCGACTGAATATCTCCCCGGCTCGAGCCTTTCGCACCTGAACTATGACGCCGGATCAGTGTATCCGGGCAGCCTGATGAGTCCATATGTAAGTACAGGGATCTCGCCTCGCGAGCCTAACGAAATCGAATGGGCAATGATGGCAGATATGGGCTGGACAATAGTCCCCGAGCCGGCGACGATGATAATTCTGGGTATTGGCGGGCTTGTGCTGAATGTAACAAGACGCAGAGCTTAA
- a CDS encoding peptidylprolyl isomerase yields MSRIILKCLLLSLAVLTAFGISGCKKDQKYTDQELKNLPYSKRTDLPKPTGSLTIAVKDEVISSDEIVREFLQNINTTALPEDPDLQEFRKQARPFIDMITDQKIGDILLYSAAKASVPAEIFEDEGKLDKAVEHERKKFVANNGGNYYKAQQVLERNGFTWKTFRDYQKRMMVIQSYLGEKLIFNEKVSRDEVVEMYMETRDELFPLETFIEFNMAHIKADEFRKEGVENPKQKALETAKEIYHRAVSGEDFEKLVTEMSNGIKAESGGYWKLNEIGSLAEPYNAIDDELARLDAGEISRIIEKGDNVFILKMKQKQLEEYTPLDDVYGRLESMILEKRRNEAIQEYTQNLIKQSNIQGVESFKMFCADQAYVIITSIQSARSR; encoded by the coding sequence ATGTCGCGAATTATCTTAAAATGTTTACTGCTGTCCTTAGCTGTTTTGACCGCGTTTGGTATCTCCGGCTGTAAGAAAGACCAGAAATACACAGACCAAGAGCTCAAAAACCTGCCGTATTCAAAGCGGACAGACCTGCCCAAACCGACCGGCAGCCTGACAATCGCGGTTAAGGACGAGGTCATAAGCTCGGACGAAATAGTAAGGGAATTTTTGCAGAATATAAACACAACTGCCCTGCCTGAAGATCCAGACCTCCAGGAGTTCCGCAAACAGGCAAGACCGTTTATAGACATGATAACCGATCAGAAGATTGGAGATATTCTCTTGTATTCAGCCGCGAAGGCCTCTGTGCCGGCGGAGATATTTGAAGATGAGGGCAAACTGGACAAAGCGGTTGAACATGAGCGGAAAAAATTTGTAGCCAATAACGGCGGCAACTATTACAAAGCACAGCAGGTACTTGAGAGAAACGGATTTACCTGGAAAACGTTCAGGGATTATCAGAAACGAATGATGGTAATACAAAGTTACCTGGGCGAAAAACTCATTTTTAATGAAAAAGTCTCCCGCGATGAAGTTGTAGAAATGTATATGGAAACAAGGGATGAGCTGTTCCCCTTAGAGACCTTCATCGAGTTCAACATGGCACACATAAAGGCCGACGAATTCAGAAAAGAGGGTGTTGAAAACCCAAAACAAAAGGCGCTCGAGACGGCCAAAGAGATATACCACAGAGCGGTCAGCGGCGAGGACTTTGAAAAACTCGTTACTGAAATGTCAAACGGCATCAAGGCCGAATCCGGCGGCTACTGGAAGCTCAACGAGATTGGCTCGCTTGCAGAACCGTATAACGCTATTGATGATGAGCTGGCAAGGCTCGACGCGGGCGAGATTTCCCGTATCATTGAGAAAGGCGACAATGTATTCATACTCAAGATGAAACAGAAACAGCTCGAAGAATACACACCTCTTGATGATGTTTACGGACGGCTGGAATCGATGATACTTGAAAAAAGGCGAAACGAGGCAATTCAGGAATATACACAGAACCTGATAAAGCAGTCCAATATTCAGGGTGTCGAATCATTCAAAATGTTCTGCGCAGACCAGGCTTATGTAATAATCACGTCAATCCAGTCTGCCCGCAGCCGGTAA
- a CDS encoding choice-of-anchor R domain-containing protein — protein MRKTLFIAVAILIAAATAQSAVVCSNIDNTTDVWANTWGFTVTQQFTVDSNPETIKTVRVAFDIHGTAASFSSEGGTLSIYANDRSTKLGDFTTGDTIYNGTNEFVNNSGVALSANTSYWVFVSGFYAGVDLTNNASQAGWAIRDKIDYSSDPFLGAMKIELDTVPEPATMLILGLGGLVLNVTRRRA, from the coding sequence ATGAGAAAAACACTTTTTATCGCAGTGGCAATTTTAATCGCGGCAGCAACGGCGCAATCTGCGGTAGTATGCTCCAACATAGACAATACTACTGACGTCTGGGCTAACACTTGGGGATTTACGGTAACTCAGCAGTTCACGGTTGATTCCAACCCGGAAACAATCAAAACTGTTAGAGTTGCATTTGATATCCATGGCACAGCGGCATCTTTCTCTTCCGAGGGCGGAACCTTGTCTATTTATGCTAATGACCGTTCAACAAAGCTCGGTGATTTTACAACAGGTGACACTATTTACAACGGGACGAACGAATTTGTCAACAATTCCGGTGTTGCTCTATCAGCAAATACAAGTTACTGGGTATTTGTTTCAGGTTTTTACGCAGGTGTTGACTTAACAAACAACGCCTCACAGGCTGGCTGGGCGATCAGAGACAAGATAGACTACTCGTCAGACCCTTTCCTCGGTGCAATGAAGATTGAGCTGGACACCGTTCCTGAGCCGGCGACGATGCTTATCCTGGGTCTTGGCGGGCTTGTGCTGAATGTAACAAGACGCAGAGCTTAA